Part of the Bacillus sp. (in: firmicutes) genome, TATTCCTATGCATTCTGCTCCATGTTTTAATTGATCGGGAACCAAAAAAGTATAAAAAAAATCAATAAACTGATCATAATGATCTGGACAAATATGGTATGTTTTTCTTACAACAAACATTCTACCACCCCTTTTCCATCAATATCCAATTATACCATAGCTCTTATTTAAATATATTTTAGATTCATAGAAAGAAACACTAAGTAGATATGTTAAATTAATAACTAGTGATAAAAAGAAGGTGAAACATCATGCCAGATTGGTCATATCATACGCTTTTCCGACCCATTCTTCATCGCTTACCGGCCCAAGTTAGTCGTGATTTTATTCATCGGTCCATGTCCTTCATTTCTTCGATTCCATTTGGATCTAAGTTAATATCCTTCTTAGGGCATTTTGACAATGATCTGCGATTGAGCAAAACAATAGGAGATGTTACTGTACCTAATCCATTGGGTCTTTCCGGTGAGATTGACCCTAGTTTAATAGGAACGAAAGCATTTACCCATCTAGGCTGGGGATTTATTGAAATAGGTCCCATTACTGTGAACAGTACGCTACAAAACGATTGTCCATTATGGGACCGAAAAAATAAACGAATATTGTTTCCGGAACCTCTCCCTTCTATTGAAGTAAAAAAAGTAAAAGATCGCTTGAAAAAAGTAAAAAAACAACAACCTTTTCTTTTACGTCTAAGAGGTACAAATGAAGAAATTGTTCGTCTCATTCAACAATTATTCTCATACGGAGATGGATTTATTATTGAGACGACCGAGCTTATAAGTCATGAAGTTCTCCGAGGGTTACGACAATGTGCCATGGGAAAACCTATTATCTTATCAGTCAAGAATGATATCAATCTGATTCGTAAAACAATTCTACCGATCCAATCCTTTCTAGACGGAATTGTTGTTGAAAGTGATCGAACATGGACTACGGAGGAAAATCAACGTTTATTAAAAAAAACCGTTCATCTATTGAAACAACAAGCGAATTGGCATCTACCTATCGTGATTAAAGGCGGAGTCCAATCACCAAATGATGCGCTAGAGTTACTTCATGCTGGTGCAGACTTTTTACTTATCAGTGATGGTTATATCTACTCAGGTCCGGGATTACCAAAACGAATATTAGAATCCCTATTATTTACTTCTTTTGGTAACTTAGAAAAATCTCAATATACTGGATGGCAATATTACTGGTGGTTTGGACTTATCATTTTTCTTTCAGGAATACTAGCATTCATTTTTAGTGTTACATCTGTGATTCTTCCTTATGACGAAGCGTTTTTGAATACAACACGAGAGCAAATATATTCATGGAATCCCCAATTACTTGCCTTTATGTCCCATGACCGGATGACTCTAGCGGGTACGATGATCTCAGGTGGTATTTTGTACATGTTTCTAGCGAAATATGGCGTTCAATATCGATTACACTGGACGAAACATGCCATTGATGTAGCTGGGATCATTGGATTTTTAGGCTTTTTATTATTTATTGGTTACGGTTATTTCGATTTCCTCCATCTATCGTTATGGATGATTCTTATTCCATTTTTCCTTAAAGGAATGAAATCTTCTAAAAACGTTAAAGCTCTTCCAGTATCCTTTGATCTTTACAATGATCGAGCGTGGAAACAATGTTTATGGGGGCAGTTGGCGTTTATTTCGTTGGGTGTATCTCTTGTCTTTGGAGGAGTTGTCATTGCGTTAATCGGTACAACGACGATATTTGTCCCGACCGACCTTGCTTATATATGTATGACCCCTGAGATGTTAAATGATTGGAACGAACGGTTAATTCCAGTGATCGCTCATGACCGAGCTGGGTTTGGTAGTGCTTTATGCAGTGTAGGAACGCTTATTTTTCTTATTTCGTTATGGGGATTTCGAAGAGGGGCCTCGTGGGTTTGGCGCGCGTTTTTCATTGGAGGCATTCCGGCATTTGTTACCGGAATTGGTACTCATTTTTGGATTGGTTACACGACTTTGATTCATCTTGTCCCTGCCTATATCGCCCTCTTCCTATATATTGTCGGATTACTAACTACGTATCGTTATTTACATGATAAAGGTTCAAAAATCTCTTAGCAGTCGTCCAAATTCAATGAGCATTTTTCCTATTCTCATGGTACAATAAGTTAGCAAGAAGTACAGTTAAAGGAGTTATCAAGATGGAATTTGCGTTAGTCATTATATGTGCGTATTTGCTCGGGTCGATACCTTCGGGGTTAATAGTGGGAAAAGCCTTTTATGGGATTGACATTCGGGAGCATGGAAGCGGTAACCTTGGAGGGACGAACACGTTTCGAACATTAGGTGTAAAAGCCGGTTTAGTGGTTACGATTTCTGATATTTTAAAAGGAACCGTTGCTACCTTGCTTCCGATATGGTTTGGGGTTGAACTTCATCCTCTACTTGTCGGGACGTTTGCGGTAATCGGACATATGTATCCAATTTTTGCTGGCTTCCGTGGAGGAAAAGCGGTAGCTACTTCAGGTGGAGTGTTGTTAGCATATGTTCCACTCCTATTTATACTCGCCATTCTTTTCTTCTTTGTTAGCTTATATGTAACGAAATATGTATCTTTATCCTCAATGTTAACGGCGATATTTTCATTTACGTACACGCTTTTTACTGGAGATCGGCCTTTAATCATTGTTGTTGCAGCATTAGCGTTTTTTGTTTTATACCGACATCGAACAAATATGAAACGAATTTTAAATAAAACGGAACCGAAAATAAAGTGGATGTAAACGCCTAGGTTATCTAGGCGTTTATTTTATATACCGATAAAATATAACTATTTTTAACATTAAATTAAAAAAATTTCATTGAAAGAATAGTAGAATCCTAATAGTAACCGTTAACAAAGATTATAAGGAGTGAGATGAATAATGTTTAGGCAATTACGAGTTGGAGTAGCGGTTGTTTTACTATTGACTCTGTTTTATCAAGTAACCACCCCAACTTCAAAAGTTCATGCAGCCACATACGGTGATGTTGTGATTAATGAAGTAGCTTGGATGGGAACAACGGTTAGTTACAATGACGAGTGGATTGAGCTTTACAATAACACAAACTCAACTATTTCTCTTGCAGGATGGACGTTAACAGCAATTGATGGTTCTCCAAGCATTTCGCTATCTGGAACTATTCCTGCAAAAGGATATTTCCTTCTTGAACGAACGGATGATCAAACGGTTTCATCTGTTGTTGCTGATTTGATTTATAGTGGTTCTTTAAGTAATTCTGGTGAAGTACTTGAGCTCCGAGATGACCAAGGTAATTTAATTGATACCGTTGATGCATGGTATGCTGGTGATAACGATACGAAAGCTTCGATGGAACGTTTAGACCCAGCACAAAGTGGTACCTTATCTAGCAACTGGGTAACGGCTACGGATACATATACTGAAGGTCTTGGAACACCAAAAGCCCGTAATGGTGGTACACAATTTGGATGTTCTTCGACCGAGGAGCATTTAAACAACGTGTCTGAAGCCCCTGGAGCGATTAACGTCTATTTTAACAAATGTGCGCTTTCAGAATATGCAATGTCAGGAAATGAAGCTAACTATAATGTGAACTTAGAAAATCGGCTCATTCACCGATTAAATCAAGCGACAACAAGCATCGACTTGGCCACTTATGAAATTAACTTACCTAACGTAGTCGATACCTTGATACAAAAAGCGGCGGAAGGAGTACAAGTTCGCGTGATTGCCGATTCGAAAGACGCCACAGACCCTTATTACGCAGATCGGTTTGAAACGATGCGCTTATATATTGAAAAAATGGTTCGAGGTCAAGACCTGTTATTGGGAACGAACGACGATATTATCGTATTTTCAGATTCTCCAATGTTTGCAGTCGAAGATAGTACAAAACGGATTAGTTATGGGTTACCTTCCAGTGCAAGCGACATTCCTGAAGTGACGGTTACGGTAGGAACACAAGCGGTAACAGGACGTATGTTTGTTGATGCGGAAGAAAAATCTCCGGGTGCCTATTATTCACCAGACAATCAAATGCATAATAAGTTTGCAATTGTTGACGATATATGGGTCTTTACGGGCAGCTGGAACTTTACAGTAACTGGTCTGTACGGCGATGAAACAAACATGAGTCAAGGTATATTAGATGGAAACCAACAACATGTTGTTGAAATCCATTCTCCAAATCTTGCAAGTATATATGAAACAGAGTTTAACGAAATGTGGGGAAGTAACACCATGACCCCAGATCCAGTGAATGCAAACTTTAGCTCACGAAAGACTGATAATACTCTTCATTGGGTCACTGTGGGTGGGAAAACAGTAGAAGTTTACTTTTCACCAGGAGATAACGCCATTGGATATCTAGCAAATTTAATAAAAACAGAAGCTGATTTTAATACGTATTTCTCCATTTTTGCTTGGAGTGATCAAGCACTTGTGGACGAGTTAAAATATAAATGGGAAGGTTCGTACAATGATTTGGAAGGAACGTTAACAGGGTTTGACATTAAAGGAATTTTTGATTCAAACTATTGGAATTCCTGGTGGTCTGCGAGTGTCGATATGACGGGCCGTACTGCTTCTCAATCGAGTCAAAACAACCCAAATACTCGTTGGGCAAATCCAGCCCCTGTTTACCAAGATGCTGAAACGCGCAAGCTTCATAGTAAAACCATGCTAATAGATGTCGGTACTTCAAGTGATCCAACGGTTGTAATCGGGTCTACTAACTGGAGTAATAACGGAAATAACATAAACGACGAAAACATGCTCATTATTCATGATGCAAATATTGCAAACCAATTTTTACAAGAGTTTTATGCTCGCTACTCACAAGCGGGTGGTACCCTCCCTGCAGCACAGTAAAAGGGATTTGAATAATTATAAGTTATTCATATAGAAACGCTTGGGTAAGTCCCATGCGTTTCAGCTTTAAAAGAGCTTAATACCCCTTTCATTAGAATAGGAGTTCTTACATTTACTTATTTTCTTAAATTTATATGAAGATTTTATTTGTATCACCCCCTATTTCAATGACACTAAACAATGTACTTCATATTGCTTACTTGATTATATATGTCTTATAAAAATGAGTTGATAAATAATCGAAAACGAGCTAGACGAATACCTAGCTCGTTTTTACAGGAACAATGTATTGCTCACATATTATTTGGAATGGTTGTGGAGGACTATAAATATACCCTTGAATTTCTTCACATCCTATTTTGGCTAAAAACTCTTTTTGTTGTTGTTCTTCTACCCCTTCGGCAATGAGAGATAATTTAAGTTTTTTTCCTAAATCTACAATGGTTTGAACAATGCCGCTCACTTGTTCATTTTTTGGTAACTCCATAGTAAAACTTCGATCAATTTTTAATATATGAATCGGTAAATCTTTTAAATAAGTTAATGATGAATACCCCGTTCCAAAGTCATCAAGCGCTATACGTACTCCGAGTGATTTGAGTTCAAACAATTTCTTTAGTACAAACTCTTTTTGAGTGATAGCAATACTTTCCGTAATTTCAAGGGTCAATGCAGATGGCGGAATGTCGTATTCCTTTAAATAAGATTTAATTTTTTCGACAAACATATGGTCCGTAAACTGTTGAAGGGAAATGTTCACAGCGACATGAATGTCCGGTTTATATGGTAATATGTATCGAATATGCTGGATGGCTTGTCTTAAGACAAAGTCTCCAATGGGAATGATTAAGTTTGATTCTTCCGCAATCGGAATAAACTCACCTGGCGAAATAAGTCCTTTTTCTGGATGATTCCAACGAATTAACGCTTCAAGCCCTGTAAGATTTCCGGACTGAACATCTTGAATCGGCTGGTAATAAAGCTCTAGTTGACCTTTTTCCAACGCTTTTCGTAACTCTTTTTCAATTTCCACCCTTTTCAAAAATCGGGTAGCCATCGAATCATCAAACAGGCAATATTGGTTTTTTCCTTTCTCCTTCGCTTGATAAAGGGCCATATCCGCATACTGGGTTAGTGCGGTAAACGTATCCCCGTGCATAGGAGCAATACTAATACCCATACTAGCCGAAAGAGCTAATTCATGTTGGTCGATGTACATCGGTTGTCTTAAAACGTCAATTAATCGACTCGCCACTTGATGCACTGGATCAAGATTTGTGAATTTATGTAAAATAATAACGAACTCATCTCCCCCTTGTCGAGCAATAACTGCATCTTGTGGGCATGTAGACTTAATTCGGTCAGCTATTTGTTTTAGGACTAGGTCTCCAATTCCATGACCGAGAGAATCATTTATTAACTTAAACCGGTCTAAATCAATATACATGACTGCAATGAGAGTGCCATCTTTCATCCTTTCTGCCATCAGCTCATTAAACATTTTTTTCAACGCATACCGGTTATAAAGTTTAGTAAGCGGATCGTAATTGGCCAAAAACTCCAGTTGCTCTTGTTGATTCATCAGTTCGGAAAATGAAGCCGCTAATTCCCGTTCCATTTTTTCATAGTTTTGAACAAGGCGAACAACATCCTCAATTGGCGATTTAGGCCAGATGATTTTTTGTTGCTTTAATATTTTTTCTGGCAGATTGCTTGTTAATTGAATCAGTTGATGAATTGGTCGTAGCGTCCAGCGGCTAATGAGCCACGAAACAATAATCGCCATCATAATAAAAATTAAAACCGTCCCCATTTGAATCACATATTTTCGAAGTATATCGCGTTTGTACGGTTCAAATGGGGTTTCCACCAAAATAGACAAATTCATGGAAGGAAATGGTTTCACATAGATGTATGATGCATGATCTAGGCTTAAAAAATTCATGTTTTGATTCGTGGTGTTCCAAAGAACCGGCATTTCTTTATGAAAGAGAAAATTGCTCCTTATTTTTAAATAATTTAATAAATATGTATCCCTTTTCGACTCAAGCGAAAAATATGCGTTCCAATCTTCATCAAAAAGATTAACATGGATATCTGGTTGATTCTCCATCATTCGCTCAATATAATTAGCTGGATCATCAAATAGCAAGGTGGCTTCTAGCTCCCCTAGATACATTTTCCTTTCTGGATGTTGATAAAATATCGGAATCGTTAGCTTGATCTTTTGACGTTCTCCTTTAATAAAATGAACAGCAATTTTTTCTTTTTTTGTATACGGTCTTAGCTCCTTATTTAAATTATTTGAAGTAATGGGAAATTGTGCCGCTTGTTGCCGTACAAAATCTTTGATAACGATTTGTTCTAGTTCTGGAATCGATACTCGCATGGACTGAAACCATGAAAGTTGATCATCAAACGTATAGTCATTCAATAATAACAAAGTCGTTTGTTTCTCTAATTGTTCGACTTTATCTTCAAAAGCCACATGCAGCCATTTGCTAATCGATTCTTCCGTTCGCTTCGTATGGACCAACATCATTTGTTCGGTGTTTTCCCAATCTTTTTTCATTTGATAGGTAAAAAGCAATAACGATGGAATGACAAAAATGGCTAAAATCATGTTATTCAATAAATCTTGGAGCTTCATTTGTTTCCGGTTTTCTTTCGACCAAAATTGGATAATAAATATGCATAATGTTGCGATGATGGCGTTAACCGTTCCATTAATTGTATCCTTTAAGGCGATGATGCTTAAGTCTAAAACGGATGCATTCAACAAAGTAGCATAAAATAGAAAAATAAATGGGACTCCAACAAAGATCCAGTAAGAAAGATCATAAATGATCAAATAACGTTTTGTTTTTATATAAAAGTAAGCAATAAAGAGATATTCTCCAATCATCAAGACGATTCCAAATGGATGTCCCCATAAAAAATAAGTATAGATTCCATTCCAAACTGCCGATAGTAAGCCTGCGGTAAAGCCAACATAACGCAATAATAGGAAAGAAATGATCGGTCCAAATAAAAAGTCAATTCCTAAAAAAATAGGAATTTTCATAAAATTACCCGCAAAAATAAAAAGAAATATACCAATCCATTTGGTAGCCTTTAGATACGTAAATCCCATAAGCACACTTCCCAAGGATGAATTGAATACACTTTTCATTTTATCTTGAATTACAAAGAAATGGAAGATGATTGTTCGATGAAACAATTAATTTTCATGATTGATTAATTTTTACTAGATTTGTTGTAAAATAACTGTAAAGACTTTTTTTGGAGGACAGCCATGAGAGGAAGATATGGGATTTTTATTGGAATGATTGTTTTGTTAGTTATTACATATTTTTCATTTATATCGAAAAAACCAGAAATAAATTCCTTCCAAGACCATTCACCAAAAAAACTTTCCTTATTAGAGAAAACATTCATTACGGAGGCGGTTGTTGGGGGGATTGGAGATATTTTAATTCATAGTTATGTATACAATGACGCCTATCAAAATGGCACTTATAATTTTACAAAGATGTTCGAACCTATACGGTCCCTTCTTTCCAGCCCTGATTTTTTGATTGCCAATCAAGAATCAATCGCTGGAGGCGTAAAATTAGGTGTATCCACGTATCCACAATTTAACACACCTTATGAAATAACTGATGCCCTCCTTTATGCAGGCGTTGATATGGTGACAAATGCTAATAATCATACGTTAGATAAAGGGGAACAAGGGGTTTTAAGTGCCATTTCCTACTATGAACAAGTAGGCATGCCGTATACAGGGATGTTTAAAAATGAAGCAGACCGACAAAAGATACGAGTCATGTCAGTCAATGGAATTCAATTGGCGGTTTTATCGTATACATACGGAACCAACGGAATTCCTGTTCCAA contains:
- a CDS encoding dihydroorotate dehydrogenase codes for the protein MPDWSYHTLFRPILHRLPAQVSRDFIHRSMSFISSIPFGSKLISFLGHFDNDLRLSKTIGDVTVPNPLGLSGEIDPSLIGTKAFTHLGWGFIEIGPITVNSTLQNDCPLWDRKNKRILFPEPLPSIEVKKVKDRLKKVKKQQPFLLRLRGTNEEIVRLIQQLFSYGDGFIIETTELISHEVLRGLRQCAMGKPIILSVKNDINLIRKTILPIQSFLDGIVVESDRTWTTEENQRLLKKTVHLLKQQANWHLPIVIKGGVQSPNDALELLHAGADFLLISDGYIYSGPGLPKRILESLLFTSFGNLEKSQYTGWQYYWWFGLIIFLSGILAFIFSVTSVILPYDEAFLNTTREQIYSWNPQLLAFMSHDRMTLAGTMISGGILYMFLAKYGVQYRLHWTKHAIDVAGIIGFLGFLLFIGYGYFDFLHLSLWMILIPFFLKGMKSSKNVKALPVSFDLYNDRAWKQCLWGQLAFISLGVSLVFGGVVIALIGTTTIFVPTDLAYICMTPEMLNDWNERLIPVIAHDRAGFGSALCSVGTLIFLISLWGFRRGASWVWRAFFIGGIPAFVTGIGTHFWIGYTTLIHLVPAYIALFLYIVGLLTTYRYLHDKGSKIS
- the plsY gene encoding glycerol-3-phosphate 1-O-acyltransferase PlsY, with amino-acid sequence MEFALVIICAYLLGSIPSGLIVGKAFYGIDIREHGSGNLGGTNTFRTLGVKAGLVVTISDILKGTVATLLPIWFGVELHPLLVGTFAVIGHMYPIFAGFRGGKAVATSGGVLLAYVPLLFILAILFFFVSLYVTKYVSLSSMLTAIFSFTYTLFTGDRPLIIVVAALAFFVLYRHRTNMKRILNKTEPKIKWM
- a CDS encoding lamin tail domain-containing protein: MFRQLRVGVAVVLLLTLFYQVTTPTSKVHAATYGDVVINEVAWMGTTVSYNDEWIELYNNTNSTISLAGWTLTAIDGSPSISLSGTIPAKGYFLLERTDDQTVSSVVADLIYSGSLSNSGEVLELRDDQGNLIDTVDAWYAGDNDTKASMERLDPAQSGTLSSNWVTATDTYTEGLGTPKARNGGTQFGCSSTEEHLNNVSEAPGAINVYFNKCALSEYAMSGNEANYNVNLENRLIHRLNQATTSIDLATYEINLPNVVDTLIQKAAEGVQVRVIADSKDATDPYYADRFETMRLYIEKMVRGQDLLLGTNDDIIVFSDSPMFAVEDSTKRISYGLPSSASDIPEVTVTVGTQAVTGRMFVDAEEKSPGAYYSPDNQMHNKFAIVDDIWVFTGSWNFTVTGLYGDETNMSQGILDGNQQHVVEIHSPNLASIYETEFNEMWGSNTMTPDPVNANFSSRKTDNTLHWVTVGGKTVEVYFSPGDNAIGYLANLIKTEADFNTYFSIFAWSDQALVDELKYKWEGSYNDLEGTLTGFDIKGIFDSNYWNSWWSASVDMTGRTASQSSQNNPNTRWANPAPVYQDAETRKLHSKTMLIDVGTSSDPTVVIGSTNWSNNGNNINDENMLIIHDANIANQFLQEFYARYSQAGGTLPAAQ
- a CDS encoding EAL domain-containing protein — encoded protein: MGFTYLKATKWIGIFLFIFAGNFMKIPIFLGIDFLFGPIISFLLLRYVGFTAGLLSAVWNGIYTYFLWGHPFGIVLMIGEYLFIAYFYIKTKRYLIIYDLSYWIFVGVPFIFLFYATLLNASVLDLSIIALKDTINGTVNAIIATLCIFIIQFWSKENRKQMKLQDLLNNMILAIFVIPSLLLFTYQMKKDWENTEQMMLVHTKRTEESISKWLHVAFEDKVEQLEKQTTLLLLNDYTFDDQLSWFQSMRVSIPELEQIVIKDFVRQQAAQFPITSNNLNKELRPYTKKEKIAVHFIKGERQKIKLTIPIFYQHPERKMYLGELEATLLFDDPANYIERMMENQPDIHVNLFDEDWNAYFSLESKRDTYLLNYLKIRSNFLFHKEMPVLWNTTNQNMNFLSLDHASYIYVKPFPSMNLSILVETPFEPYKRDILRKYVIQMGTVLIFIMMAIIVSWLISRWTLRPIHQLIQLTSNLPEKILKQQKIIWPKSPIEDVVRLVQNYEKMERELAASFSELMNQQEQLEFLANYDPLTKLYNRYALKKMFNELMAERMKDGTLIAVMYIDLDRFKLINDSLGHGIGDLVLKQIADRIKSTCPQDAVIARQGGDEFVIILHKFTNLDPVHQVASRLIDVLRQPMYIDQHELALSASMGISIAPMHGDTFTALTQYADMALYQAKEKGKNQYCLFDDSMATRFLKRVEIEKELRKALEKGQLELYYQPIQDVQSGNLTGLEALIRWNHPEKGLISPGEFIPIAEESNLIIPIGDFVLRQAIQHIRYILPYKPDIHVAVNISLQQFTDHMFVEKIKSYLKEYDIPPSALTLEITESIAITQKEFVLKKLFELKSLGVRIALDDFGTGYSSLTYLKDLPIHILKIDRSFTMELPKNEQVSGIVQTIVDLGKKLKLSLIAEGVEEQQQKEFLAKIGCEEIQGYIYSPPQPFQIICEQYIVPVKTS
- a CDS encoding CapA family protein, with product MRGRYGIFIGMIVLLVITYFSFISKKPEINSFQDHSPKKLSLLEKTFITEAVVGGIGDILIHSYVYNDAYQNGTYNFTKMFEPIRSLLSSPDFLIANQESIAGGVKLGVSTYPQFNTPYEITDALLYAGVDMVTNANNHTLDKGEQGVLSAISYYEQVGMPYTGMFKNEADRQKIRVMSVNGIQLAVLSYTYGTNGIPVPKGKSYLVNLLDEELMVKDIQRAKELADVIILSVHWGNEYQRIPTDAQKHLAQKLLEAGADIIFGHHPHVLQPIERLPLSDGRTGVVFYSLGNFLSGQWKDYKDLGGMGTVTIKKTVNKQGTSIDITDVQFYPTYVYHNNYRNYRVYPLEEAVSLGIAPYPVESVMKHLFSKNEQQ